The following are encoded in a window of Thermoanaerobacter ethanolicus JW 200 genomic DNA:
- a CDS encoding NifU family protein, translated as MRERVEEVLELLRPSLQADGGNVELIDVTEDGIVKVRLTGACGGCPFATLTLKEGIERAIKEEIPEVREVIAV; from the coding sequence ATGAGAGAAAGAGTAGAAGAAGTATTAGAGCTTCTAAGACCATCTCTTCAAGCAGACGGAGGAAATGTGGAACTTATTGACGTTACAGAGGATGGAATTGTAAAGGTAAGGCTGACAGGTGCTTGTGGAGGATGCCCTTTTGCTACGTTGACGCTGAAAGAAGGCATTGAAAGGGCTATCAAAGAAGAAATTCCTGAAGTGAGGGAAGTAATAGCAGTTTAA
- a CDS encoding GAF domain-containing protein: protein MEKRKVFDDLLVRIDQKAREIDDMDEFYGEVVKILADNVPYYNWTGFYFMKDGELVIGPYIGRPTEHVKIKVGQGVCGRAVAEKNTIIVDDVTKEDNYLACSLETKSEIVVPIWVNGDIIGEIDIDSDDLAAFDEEDKRFLEKVAEIISRKLKK from the coding sequence ATGGAAAAAAGAAAAGTTTTTGATGACTTATTAGTTAGGATTGACCAAAAGGCAAGAGAAATTGATGATATGGATGAATTTTATGGTGAAGTTGTTAAGATATTAGCAGACAATGTTCCTTACTATAATTGGACAGGTTTTTATTTCATGAAGGATGGAGAGTTAGTAATAGGACCTTATATTGGTAGACCTACAGAACATGTGAAAATTAAAGTAGGACAGGGGGTTTGTGGAAGAGCTGTTGCAGAAAAAAATACTATAATTGTAGATGATGTAACAAAAGAAGATAATTATTTGGCTTGTAGTCTTGAGACGAAATCGGAAATTGTAGTGCCAATATGGGTTAATGGCGACATAATAGGAGAAATAGATATTGACAGCGATGATTTAGCTGCTTTTGATGAAGAAGACAAAAGATTTTTAGAAAAAGTTGCAGAAATTATAAGTCGAAAACTCAAAAAATAG